The sequence below is a genomic window from Daphnia pulicaria isolate SC F1-1A chromosome 6, SC_F0-13Bv2, whole genome shotgun sequence.
CATGGGCCAACCCAAGTTCTTCCACTGACATTGGGCGTAGTGCAAAAGAGCTCATTGATCAATCCAGGAAGAAGATTGCCACTATGCTGAATGCTGAGGCTTCTGAAGTTATATTTCTTTCTGGGGGAACTGAAGTACAGTATAATGTTTAAGTCTAACCTGTATACACGAGTATATTTATTCACAATTTATAACCTCCAGGCCAACAACATGGTGCTTCAAACtgctttgaaatatttcaaatcatGTGCTGGAAAATCAATGCAAATGAGTTCATGCAAACCCCATATTGTAACCACAAATGTTGAGCATGATGCAATACTTTTACctttaaaacattttgaagAAGAGCAACAGGCAggtaaatcaaaaattttaaatattttataaaagtttttatttatgcTACTAAGTAATATGGCTAATTATTTAAATACCAATAATACTGTTATTATTACAGATGTTGATTATGTTCCTGTGTCCAGCACATATGGGCAAGTTCTCGCTGAAGAAATAGAGAAGCAAATCAGACCTCATACCTGCCTTGTTACTGTAATGCTGGCCAACAATGAAACCGGGGTGATTATGCCTGTGGCTGAAATTTCTAGGTTTGAATTTTAGCCTATGAGATATTTGTTTTCGTACTTCATTCGTTTGTCATTCATGATTGTGTTTTTATGGACGACAGGAAAATACGAAAATTGAACGAGATTCGGCAGATGGAAGGCTTGTGTCAAATTCTCTTGCATACTGATGCTGCTCAAGCTATCGGAAAAATAACTGTCGACGCCAAAGAACTTGGAGTGGACTATTTGACAGTAGTTGGACATAAGGTGATTTACCGACATTCAGAATTCTTCGAAAATTCTAAAGATTTTATTTCCAGTTTTACGGGCCTAGAATTGGAGCACTTTACGTCAAGAACTTAGGAGATCCCAAAATTCCATTGTACCCAATGTTTTTCGGTGGAGGACAAGAACACAGATTTCGTCCCGGAACAGAAAATACACCTGTAAGTGCAGCCACACACAAAACGAATTCAATGTAAAATTATATACTTTCATATTTGGAATAGATGATCCATGGCCTTGGTTGCGCAGCTGAACTTATTTCGAGAAATCtaaaaatctaccaggaaaaaatgatgaaaatgcgGGATTTACTGGAGCAATCTCTAGCGGTGCGTACACAGTGATAGTGGTAAATTTTAATGCAGTATCACATTAATTCATTAAACATCGTAATTTTTATGTGAAGGAGGAATTCGGCGAGAATGTAATCGTCAACTGTAATGCTGCCACGCGTTTACCAAATACCAGTAGTGTATCATTCAGGAAAACTGCATTTACCGGCGGTGAAATTCTTAGCCGTTGTCCAGAACTTATGGCCAGCAC
It includes:
- the LOC124343500 gene encoding selenocysteine lyase-like — translated: MDSTSSKIYLDYNATTPLATEVVDCVTEALTDAWANPSSSTDIGRSAKELIDQSRKKIATMLNAEASEVIFLSGGTEANNMVLQTALKYFKSCAGKSMQMSSCKPHIVTTNVEHDAILLPLKHFEEEQQADVDYVPVSSTYGQVLAEEIEKQIRPHTCLVTVMLANNETGVIMPVAEISRKIRKLNEIRQMEGLCQILLHTDAAQAIGKITVDAKELGVDYLTVVGHKFYGPRIGALYVKNLGDPKIPLYPMFFGGGQEHRFRPGTENTPMIHGLGCAAELISRNLKIYQEKMMKMRDLLEQSLAEEFGENVIVNCNAATRLPNTSSVSFRKTAFTGGEILSRCPELMASTGAACHGTGKPSEILMASGVTFEDARSAVRLSVGRDTTSKQIEQTVLMLKTAVNLLD